DNA sequence from the bacterium genome:
CGGACAGAAGGCTGAAGAGGACGCCGGCCGCGGGATACATATATTTCGCCCACTGGCCGAACTTCTTCAACAACAGGGTGCCAGCAAAGATGAAGACCATGCTAAGGGAGTACAGAACCTTCTTGAGCCAGTACAGCTGCTTGCTGGCGGCGATCTTCTTTCCGCAGCGCGGGCAATTCGTAACGCCCAACTTCGTCAGTGCGGACTTGCACTTGCGACAGCTGACCTTGTAGTCCACGTGAACACCCTGAAGCTCGAAGGAGGCCACGCCAGCAGTTGGGGTCGATGTTTTTGCCGCCGCCTGGGCCGCCGCTTTGGACGACCTAACGCTTACCGAAGGCCAGGGGGGCTTGTGAACCGACGCTGCTTGTCTCAGGTCGCTCTGTTTCTGCACCCGTGCAACGCTTTTGGCCGCCCCGGTGCTCTCGGCCAAGTCCTTCCTCTGAGCCCATGCGCCCGCAAAAAAGTCCAACTCGCTAGCCTTGGCCCATTTGCCGCCCGTCAATTCGTCCGACTTGATGCTGAACCACGGCTGAATCTGCCCCTCACGAGCCATTCGCAGAAGCCCGGCCGCCGTAACGTTGAGCCTCTTACCCTCGACCTCCACTTTCATTAACGCACCACCTCGAGACAAATCATGCTGTAGCGCCTCCGTCCAGAACAATCAGCGAGCCCGTCATCCAAGAGCTTTGGTCAGAGACCAAAAAAACGGCGAGAGACGCGACGTCCTCGGGCATGCCCCGGCGGCCCAGCGGATACAGCGAATCGATCTTTGCCCTGTCGCTCTCAATGCCTATGCTGTTGAAAAAGTCGATCGTGGTGTCCATGATCCGCGTATCGATATGGGCGGGGCAGATGCAGTTGACCCGTATCCCGTCCTTCGCGTAGCCCTTCGCCAGGCTTCGCGTCAAGATATGCACCGCTGCCTTCGAGGCGCTGTATGCGTCTGCATAGGTAGTGGCCCTGATGCCCGAGACTGAGCCGATGTTCAGGATGTTGCCCGCCTTTCGATCGATCATGTGCGGCAGCGCCGCCTTGCAGCATAGATAAACGCCCTTGACGTTGATGGCGAACATCTCATCCCAGTCCTGTTCACTTGTGCTCAGGATGTCCTTTCTGAAAAGAATGCCAGCGTTGTTGACGAGAATGTCAATGCGTCCAAAGCGGTCCACAACGTTCCCAACAAAGCGGTCAACGTCGGCCTTCCTCGAGACATCTGCCGTCTGCCAATAGGGCGCCTCATTGGCGTTGCCAAGCTCGCGGCCCACACGTTCGAGTGGCTCGAGGCGCCTCCCGCAGATAGCAATCTTGGCGCCTTCCACAGCAAATCGGTGGGCGATTGCTCGCCCGATCCCCGTCCCGCCGCCCGTTATGATTGCGGTCTTATCCTTCAGCTGCATGTTCTATGTCTCCCCAATTCTGGATGATCATACAACCCGGCAAGTTGCCTTTGCAACCGACCGGGTCTGCCCCACCGATGGAATTAACTATGTTGGAGACCGCTCTTTTGGAGTGCGGCGGGTTCACGCCGCTTTCATTGGTGGTGGCTCGACACCACCCTCTGATAGACATCCATCCTGAACCTGGAAGCGGTCATCGAAACAAACGCACGCTTCTTAACAGAGCGCACGCCGCGTCAGGCCACGGCGAGACAAAGCGGTGTCAAGCCACCGCACTCCAAAATCAGCCAACGGGAGTGCTAAGTGTCGTTGACATTCGACGTCATGGCGAATTAGCCTCTATGGTGCCACGAGCAATTGCAGAGTGTTTCGCGCAGAACGCCATGAGGTATGAGCATTTGGACCTATTGCTAGCTGCAAAGGACAGCGTTGTCGTCTCGCTGTTCTCTCAGATGGACCCTCTTGGTGTTGCGATCACGGTGTCTTTACTGGTGGTCTCGCTCTATTCATGGTCGGTGATCCTTGAGCGCGTTTTTTTCTTCAGGCAGACGGAGCGAGGATTCTGGGAGTTTGAGCGCATCTTCAGGAAGTCGCACAACCTAAAAGAGGTTGCCGACAGCC
Encoded proteins:
- a CDS encoding SDR family oxidoreductase → MQLKDKTAIITGGGTGIGRAIAHRFAVEGAKIAICGRRLEPLERVGRELGNANEAPYWQTADVSRKADVDRFVGNVVDRFGRIDILVNNAGILFRKDILSTSEQDWDEMFAINVKGVYLCCKAALPHMIDRKAGNILNIGSVSGIRATTYADAYSASKAAVHILTRSLAKGYAKDGIRVNCICPAHIDTRIMDTTIDFFNSIGIESDRAKIDSLYPLGRRGMPEDVASLAVFLVSDQSSWMTGSLIVLDGGATA